In Candidatus Tectomicrobia bacterium, the DNA window CGCCCTGGCCCCAATCAAGCAGGCCCTGGCCGGCATCGCCCCGGTGCGGACGGTCCCCCTCCCCTTCCGGCCGCTCATGCCGGCCGAGGAGGCCTCCTTCGCCCGGCGCCTCCGGGGCGCCGAGGGCATCCTCCTGCGGCCCGGCTACATCACCGCCTCCCTGCTGGACCGGCTTCCGGACCTCCGGGCCGTGGCCGTGCACGGGGCGGGGGTGGACCAGGTGGACGTGCCGGCCTGCACCCAGCGCGGCGTCCTCGTGACGAACGCGCCGGGGGCGAACGCGGACTCGGTCGCCGAGCTGGCGCTGGGCCTCATGCTCAGCCTGGCCCGGCGCATCCCGGAGGCGGCGCGGCGGGTGAAGGAGGAGCGCGCCTGGGGGGAGGCGCGGCACACCGGGCGGGAGCTCAAGGGGAAGACCCTGGGCATCGTGGGGCTCGGCCAGATCGGGGCGCGCCTGGCCCGGCTGGCGGCGGCCCTGGGGATGGAGGTGACCGCCCACGATCCGGCCTTGAGGCCCGCCGAGATCCGCCGGCGGGGCGCCCGCCCCCTGGCGCTCGATGCGCTGCTGCGGGAGGCGGACTGCCTCTCCCTCCACGCGCCCCTCATGCCCTCGACGCACCACCTGATCGATCGCAAGGCCATCGCCCGGATGAAGAAGGGGGCTTTTCTCGTGAACTGCGCCCGGGGGCCGCTGGTGGACGAGCTGGCGGTGGCGCGGGCGCTCCGCTCGGGCAGGCTGGGGGGCGCGGCGCTGGACGTGCTCGAAGGCGAGCCCCCGGACCCCGGGAGCCCCATCTTCGGCGCCCCCAACCTCGTGCTCACCCCCCACATGGCGGGCTCGACGGTGGAGGCCCTCGAGGCCATCGCCCGCGCCGCGGGAGAGGACCTCGCCCGCGTATTAAGCGGAAAACCCCCGAAGTTCCCGGTGAACCGGCCTTCAGCCGGCCGGAGCCGGCTTTCGTCCGGCGAAGGCCGGCCGGAGAAGGCGAAGCGGTAGCCGCCCCACGGTCCCCTGCTCCATCCATTGAGAGAGAAGCAGACCGTTCAGTCCAGGCGGAACACCATCCGCACGGACGGCCGGGCGAGAGACTCGACGGTCCAGCGGTGCTCCCCGCCGGAAACCGCCTGCGCGTCGTGCTCCACCACCTTCCCCTGGACGCGCAGGGAGAGCGCGCCCTTCATCTCCAGGCCGAGATGCCGGAAACGCTCCTGATCTTCGGGGGGAACCTTTCTCCGCTCGAGGAGCAGCGCGCCGTCCGCCCCCCGGCGCAGGTAGAGCATGTCCACCAGGAAGGACATGACGTCCGGCTTTCCCTCGCTGAAGGGGGTCCTCGTCTTCTTGAACTCCGCGTGCAGGTTCCCCCTCCGCCGGTAGGTCACCCGGTAGCGGAACGGGCTCTCCTCCCGGATGCTGAAGTCCTCCGCCTTTCCCTCGGGCTGCTTGAGGACGGCCCGCAGGGTTTCCTTGCTCCGGCGGTCCGCCTCCTCCGCCGGGAACTCCCCCTTCTTCCACCGCTCGTAGGGGTTCCATTCGACAAGGACGCCGGAGAAGAACTCCTCGAAGTCCCCGTTCCGCTGGATGGCGATGCGCAGGTCGAAATCCGTGGGGAAGAAGCAGCCCGCGAGGACGAGGAGCGGGAGGAGGACGAGGAAAATCGAGCGGAAAAAGGGGAGGCGGCGCATGACGATTCCCCTACCGGATCGCCTGAACTTTGCGGATGAAGGCCTTGCCCTCTTCCGAGCCGGCGCCCTCGGCCGGATCGGGCCGCTGGCTCTCGAAGGCCCGCTGATTCGGCTCGACGATGGTGACCCCCTGCTTCTTCAGCGCCTCGATGGCGCGCGTCTCGGCCTCGTAGGTCTGGGCGCTGCAGCGGTCGGCCATCCCGCGCGCCCAGGCTACGAGGCTTTGGCGCTCCTTCGGGGCGAGGCCGTCCCACACGTCGTTCGACACGGCGATGGCCAGGGCCTGGTGCTGGATCTCGATCCGGTTGAAATAGGGCGCGGCGTCCGCGAGACCCAGCCGGACGGCGTGGATGGGCGTCGCGAGCACGGCGTCCACCAATCCGCTCTTGAGGGCGCCGCCCATGCGGTTGAGGGGAACCATCACGCGGTACGTCTTCCATGCTTTGAGGTCAGAGCCGCCGCTGCCCAGCTTCAGGCCCCCCATGTCGCGCGGCTCGCGGAGGGGCTTCTTCGACATCGGATAGGTGGTCCCCGCGTAGGCGAGGGCGAGCGGGCGGAGGCCGGGGAACTTGGCCCCCTCCTCCTCGAAGAGGGGACTCCGCGCGAACGCCCGGAAGTGGGCGAGGTCCCGGAAGATGAAGGGGCGGGCGATCTCGCCCAGCTTCGTCTGCCCGAGCCGGAAAAAGCCGGCCAGGGCAATCGCCAGGGTCCGGCCCTCGGTCTGGGCCTTCGCCAGCACGCCGTTGGAGAGCAGCCCCTGGTACAGGGGGTCGGGCTCCAGGCGGAAGGGCCCCTCCTTGGCCCCGGCCAGGAGCCGGCCGCACTGGGCGATCTCATCCATCTTGGGGAAGCCCAGCCGCAGGGCGGGCTGGGCGTGGGCGGCCGCGGCCAGGAGAACCGCCGCGAGCAGGATCAACCTCCGCATCGTGTCTCCCCTACCGGATCGCCTGAATCCTGCGGATGAAGGCCTTGCCTTCCTCGGATTTCATGCCCCCCGTGGGATCAGGTCTCTGGCTCTCGAAGGCTTGCCAGTGGGGTTCGATAATCTGGACCCCCTGCTTTTTCAACGTTTCAATGGCCCGTTTTTCAGCTTCGAAGATCCGGGCGCTGCATTGGTCCGCCATCCGCTTCGCCCAGGCGGAGAGGGCCCCGCGCTGGGAGGGATTCAGGCCTTGCCAGCCCGGCTCGTTGACCGTAAAAACAAAGGCGCGGAGACTAATCGCAACCAGATTGAAAAAAGGCGCGGCATCCGAAAGACCATCCCGCACGGCTTCGATGGGGGTGAGGACCGCCGCATCGATTTGTCCGCTCTTCAAGGGGCCTCCGGCCCGTGCCTTCGCCGATGCCCACCCCTGATCCCGATCATACTTGTCCTCTATTTTCAAACCGCCCATCTCCTTCGGCTCCCGGATGGGCTTCCTCGACATGACATAGGCGGTTCCCCGGTAGGCGAGGGCGATGGGCCGGACCCCTCTGGCCTTCCCCGCCTCCTCTTCAAAGAGGGCGCTTCTCGAGAACGCCCGGAAGTGGGCCAAATCCCGGAAAACGAAGGAACGGCCGATTTCGGATAGCGCCGGCGCACCGTCCACGAGCGGACCTGGCGGAGAAATTCGCAGGGCGGGCCCCACCCTTTTAAACCCTCCATCCGTCATGCGATCAAGTAAGGAAGCAAACGGATCCATTCGAAAATCGACGGGAGCGCCTTCCGCCGATTCCAGCAGCTTACCGCATTGGATGGATTCCTCCTCATTCACGTCGAAAAGGATCTTCCAGGGGGGCTCGGCCGCTTGGGAAACACCTGCCCAGACGGTCAAGCCCACGGCAAACAAAACCGCACGAAAGCTGGGGTACATCGTCCCCTCCTACTTCAACGCCTGAAGCTCGTTCCACGTCCCGGCCGTCCAGCCAGGGCCTCCCTTGGGGGCGGGGAGCCTGGCCCTGACCTTGG includes these proteins:
- a CDS encoding hydroxyacid dehydrogenase; amino-acid sequence: MPARRWVAVTATADFPVALAPIKQALAGIAPVRTVPLPFRPLMPAEEASFARRLRGAEGILLRPGYITASLLDRLPDLRAVAVHGAGVDQVDVPACTQRGVLVTNAPGANADSVAELALGLMLSLARRIPEAARRVKEERAWGEARHTGRELKGKTLGIVGLGQIGARLARLAAALGMEVTAHDPALRPAEIRRRGARPLALDALLREADCLSLHAPLMPSTHHLIDRKAIARMKKGAFLVNCARGPLVDELAVARALRSGRLGGAALDVLEGEPPDPGSPIFGAPNLVLTPHMAGSTVEALEAIARAAGEDLARVLSGKPPKFPVNRPSAGRSRLSSGEGRPEKAKR
- the dctP gene encoding TRAP transporter substrate-binding protein DctP, whose amino-acid sequence is MRRLILLAAVLLAAAAHAQPALRLGFPKMDEIAQCGRLLAGAKEGPFRLEPDPLYQGLLSNGVLAKAQTEGRTLAIALAGFFRLGQTKLGEIARPFIFRDLAHFRAFARSPLFEEEGAKFPGLRPLALAYAGTTYPMSKKPLREPRDMGGLKLGSGGSDLKAWKTYRVMVPLNRMGGALKSGLVDAVLATPIHAVRLGLADAAPYFNRIEIQHQALAIAVSNDVWDGLAPKERQSLVAWARGMADRCSAQTYEAETRAIEALKKQGVTIVEPNQRAFESQRPDPAEGAGSEEGKAFIRKVQAIR
- the dctP gene encoding TRAP transporter substrate-binding protein DctP, which gives rise to MYPSFRAVLFAVGLTVWAGVSQAAEPPWKILFDVNEEESIQCGKLLESAEGAPVDFRMDPFASLLDRMTDGGFKRVGPALRISPPGPLVDGAPALSEIGRSFVFRDLAHFRAFSRSALFEEEAGKARGVRPIALAYRGTAYVMSRKPIREPKEMGGLKIEDKYDRDQGWASAKARAGGPLKSGQIDAAVLTPIEAVRDGLSDAAPFFNLVAISLRAFVFTVNEPGWQGLNPSQRGALSAWAKRMADQCSARIFEAEKRAIETLKKQGVQIIEPHWQAFESQRPDPTGGMKSEEGKAFIRRIQAIR